A region of the Vanrija pseudolonga chromosome 2, complete sequence genome:
GAACCATTTTGGCCGATACACCGTGCAATCCTGCAGGCTCCTGTCTGTCCTTTGCATGCACAGGGCCAAGCgtgggcgcgagcgcgaccgagTGCAGTGCATGTATACGCACACGCACAGCCCATGTACCAGGACATCCCGAAACCGCCCGGAGGCTGCAGAGGCGGCAGAGGCTGCAACCCGTTATCAATGGTGTGGCACTCTCTGTCTTGAACCATGGCTCCACACACTCGCACGTGTGCTGTGGCGACAGGTGGCATGGCGCTTGCTTCTGCCCATCACGACAGCTGCATCATCTGATGCTGACTCCTCCTGCTCCGAATACGACGATGCGATGCATGTCATGCTACGATCGCGCCGAGTCGATGATTGCGAAGACGCGTCGGGGTATCACCGACTCCACCGCCTATCCCCGGCAATCGCCGAGTGAAGCCCGCTGATTGTGTCTTCGCCGACTGCGATGGCCAGGGGGGCGACTGGCACGTCGGGCCGGCGCTCCTGTGATGAGTGGCATGTAGGCACAGTACATGACACTCCTACCACACCTGCGGCAGCCAGAAGAGGATGACAGCTGCCCCCGGGCCAAGTGCGGCACTGGTCGCCAACAAGCctgcccaccccaccacagACTTCGGGGCCACGAGCACAAGCGacgcgacaacgacgacggcaaagTCGACAACGAAGATCCACAGCGCTGCGCCGGCAAACGAGCTCTGGCTGGGCCAGAAGGCGTCCGCGGCTGAGAACTCGCCCGCGATCAGGGCCGACAGGAGGGGCAGCTGCGCGGACAGCGAGGTGCCGACGCACACCGCGCCAGCGAGAGCGTAGGCGACCCGCTTGGCGCCGCTGAAGGCGAACGGCGCGCAGGCAACGGCAATGAGCAGCGTGTACACCGGGTAGATCTGCCACGCGGACAGGGGGCCGTATGCGAGGCCAGAGCGCACAGCGTACACCCCAGGGACGAGGTATCCGCCCACGGTGGCCAGGAGGGCCTGCCACGGCTCCTCGCGCCTGTCCGCCGTGCGGGGCGCGCTGAGCGCGCCGTACGCAGGGTAGACGATACACACGGGCACGACctgcccgaggaggaggaggagggcgccgcgcaccgcgccggAGGAATGCAGCAGGATGAAGgccggcgcgaggaagaaggcgccAAACGCGCCGAGCACATGCTGCCCCGCGACCGTggcgtacgccgccgagaaggtgACGTTGAACGCGCACAGCGCCTGGTTGAACCCGTAGTTGAGGAACGGGagcgccggcgagcccgtGCTCTCGAGGCACGTCTCGTGCGAGATGAAGACGTTGACGGCGGGGATGGCTGTGGGGTGAGCTTGGCTGCtgaggaggggagggggacaTACCCTGCGCTAAGAGGGCCAcgccgacagcagcgaggagcgcgaACGCTGCGCGCGGAGCAGCTGGGGCTGGCATGGTGCTGGCTGGTTGTGAGGTGGAGTCGAGTCAACGCAAAGTCAGTcacggcagcagcgggggtCGTCGAAACATgggccgaccgacgacagACCCTCCACCCTGAatggggtgggtgagtgggggtgcGGGCAACAAGCGGCGAGCTGATGCCAagccgccggctcggcgcggtgcaggcagcgagcgcaaTGCAAGCAGTGGTGCAGGAAGAACAACAaccgctgctgccactgtTGGCCATGTAGCATTCAACTCGAGACATGCGAGACACATGTCGGCTCCAGGCTCTAGGCTCTAGGCTCTAGGCTCTaggccacctccaccacgtGTTATCTTACGCCGACTTCGTCGTCCACCGATGCCATCGTCTGCACGTTTCTTTGTCCGCAGCCTGACTATTGCCGCACCCCAGTCCCGCACACACCGAAGGCCGACCCCCGGCgtgcacacacacagcacAGAGCTCCGGAAAAGAAGGATATGCTACTACTGCTGCGCGCAGGGTTCGAGTTAGCCAACCCTGCATGAAGGAATGCTAGTTCAGCACGGTCGCGTCGATCTTGCACGCCCGTCCCTTGCCACTCGCCACTGCTGCGCTCAAgccaaccaccacccacccctagCTATGCTGTTACATCATGCCCTAGAGGTATGCAAGTACCGATGATATACAGAACGTGCGAATGTTTGCTTTGGGTGTTGTTCACATGCTGCTAGCTGACGGCCTCTTCTGGGCCGCCCTGACCTCCtcgtggtgtcgtcgtcgttgctgttTCATCGCGGGCGCTCCCTGAGACCCGCTCTTTCTCGCCACTCCCTCGCCACGCTcacacctcgacctcctgcAGAGGCACAACGCCCCGATGGCTTTGTCTCTCCATCGCCGAAGCCACCCAGCcggccatgtcgacgtcggcgtccttgtccgCCTTGAGGAACGGGTGCTCAAGCAGCTGTGCGTACGTTGGGCGCTGGTTCGGGTCTTTGAGCAGACTGCGAGGCGAGTTAGTGGCGAACTTTGAACGTGCGCatcccccactcaccacttGGCCACAAAGTCGTGCGCATCCGCGCTGTAGCCCTTGGGCAACGTCGGCGCAGGGCCGTTGACAATGGCAGTGAGCTGGGCGAACACATTGGCAAACGTCTCGGGTGGATACGGGTAGGTGCCCTTTGCAATCTCGATGATCGACAGACCGACAGACCACACGTCCGACGACACGGTGTAAGTCGACACCTGGTTCTGCGACTCGCCCTTGATACGCTCGGGTGCCATGTAGCTCTGACAACCGATATTGGTCTTTGCTAGCGACTTTTCGAGCTGGCCCGAAACGCCAAAGTCGCAGAGCTTGACCTCGCCCTTGGTGTTGATGAGAACATTGGTCGGCTTAACGTCGCGGTGCATGATCTgcagctcgtccttgaggaAGCTCAGGCCGCGGACGATCGCAGCGGTTATTCTCCTCAGCACAGGCTCCGGcacgagcaggtcgcgctcCTCTTCACCGGGACTGGTAGCTGTCTTGACAACCTGGCCCGTTCCagtgagcttgtcgagcgaTCCAGCGTCCATGTACTCCATGCAGTAGTAGACGCAGGACTCGATGGTGAACGCGCCGTAGAACTCGACAATctcgggggcgacggcgcgatgCAAAATGTCGAGCTCCATGATGATGCCGTTCAGCTTGgactcgtcgagctcgaggcgaaTTTCCTGAAATCGTTAGCGACAACCCTACACCGCTTCCCTCACCTTCATGGCCATCATCACCCCCGTGGGTCGGTGGTACACCTTTTGCACCGAGCCGTAGTTGCCCTTGCCTagctcgccgagcacctccatctcgtccatgTTGATCTTGAAGCTCTGGCCGTCTCCAAAgtccacgccgccagcgtgcAACACAGCCTTTGAGAACTTGAGCGATCCTGACGGGTCCATGATTTGGTTGAAGTCGGAAAACTTGGACGTCTCGTGTGCAGGctcctggccgccgccgcccaactgcgcgagcgagaggccGCCAGGCGGTCCTCTTCGACCTGCGATCCCTCCACGAGCCGCTCCAGGCAGCGCTCGAGGGGGACCACTTGGACTATTCAGGCTCATGAGTGGACGCCCggcacgtcgcgccgcgaggcccAGCGGACCGGCGTTCGGTCCCACGGCGGGCGGCCCGGCAGCACCCGGAATAGGCTGGCCCATTGACCGCATGGCCTGCTGCCGTAGTAGTGCACCCATGGACGCTGCCTGCGGATTTGGTCCGACACCATTGCTCGCCATTGGGCTGGGAGCCGACGACCGTTGTGCTGCGAGCTTGCGGAGTCAGCAAAATTAGCCCACTGTACCACCCACCTTATCCATCTTGGCCTGCAGTGACGGTGGCAGACGGGTCTGCAACTGCGCAGGtgcaccccctcccccaacAGCACCCATACCCATCGGCGCGCGCATGCCCATGGGACCTTGTAGTCCCCGTGGTGGAGGCCGGCCTGGGACACCAGCTCCAGCTGGCGGACGGCCCGCTATGGGGCCGCCGAAGCCAGCCGGACGTGCAatgcctgctgctgctgctgctccaggCTGGGCATGCTGACCAGGTCGTTGAGCAAACGCGAGGTGATTAGCCGATGATGTTGATGAAGCGAGGGCTGGTGCTACAGAAGGAGACGCAGTGCTCGGTGACGTGGGAAGCGGGCTGGGTCTGGAAACATTTGCAGCCGATGAtgggggcggcgacaacgtcggcggctgcgcggtTGCTGCCAGAGGTGCTGACGGTGATGCTGCTGCGTTGACGCTTGTTGATGGAAGTAGCGTGTCGGCTGGATGTTGCTCGGTCAGCTGCTCTTGTTGCGGTGGTCCCGTGCTgggtgccgccgcggcgtcggcgtcgttgtcgggAGGGGCGGGccctgccgacggcgacagtTTTAGCTTATCGAGCTGGGGCAGTAGCGATtcgtcggccatggcgggGACGAGGTGTGGGGAGGGTAGATGGGGGGTGGGTTTGGGTGTGATGGGTCGTGGACGTGTTGCTACGAGGTCGTCGGAGTCGCTATCAACCGGAGGGAGAGTCCACCAACGTGTTGCACGGCCGGCCGAGATGTGCGGGATGCTGTGCGTCCTTGTTGGATGGAATGCCCAACGGTTGCGCGTCTTCTGTGACCTTCTGTCTGTGTGCGTGTATGCGTGTTTGGGGTGTGTGCTTTGGCGACGGGGAGATGGGGGCTGAGTAAGTGTGTGTGTAAGCGTAAAGAGATGTAGTATAtgcgaggtgggggaggatgGAGATGGGACGGGAGGGTGACGATTGAGGAGGAGTACGACCTTGGAGCCGAGAGAGTGGTGCATTGCAagctggcaggcaggcagagtGAATCAGGGGAAGGGaagaagggggggggggagagcgagggagcgaggggcggcagcagccaggcagccaggcagccagggcCAGGGGCGACTTGGACTCCAGTCCGTCaaacccaccaccaccctggATAAACTTGATACTCACCACTGACAGTGCCGGCAGCAAGCTAGGTAGCTGGCAGTCAGCCGCGTTGCACAAAGGCCATGATCCACTGACCGAAAGCAGttggcacgacgacgacagactCTGCTGCGAGAACTGCGTGCCAGTGAGGCTACAACCTGCTTTACGCGGCCGAGCAGCCCTCCAGCAGCAGTCTTCCCCCACCCTGCCTTGCCCCGCCGCTCCGCTCCCACTACTGGATCCTGATTTAGCCAGCGCTCCCCACCTCGCGACCGTTGCCGGCGGTCCACCAACCTCTGCTCTTGCACGAACCGCACAATCCACGCTCCCTTGTGCATGCATTCCTCTCACGCGTGACGTGTGCTGCGGTATATGATTATCGACCTGCACCACCGTCTTCACATTCCACTTTACATGAGGCGACATTCAGAAACGCCAAGGAAGCGATCTACGGTATGCGGCGCGCACCCGGGATTCAGGTTTGCCACGCCGCAGCCCTGGTGTCGCCGGCGCCTTTCTGCGCGCCACGCTCGTCttacctgcctgcctgcctgtcggTCAGTCTATCGCGCATGTCGCATGCGCGCATCGAGGTGCCGCTAGCAGCCCACGACAAAGCCGTGGCTACCGTGGCGCGGACGGCATGCACTGCGGCAGCCCATACCCGGTGGTGACGGCGTACAAGCCTCGCTTGGCTGCGCACATATTTCGAGCACCaggcagagagagagagatcTGTCCCACCACCGAGGCACTCGGCCAAACATCGGTACAAGTGGCTCCTCACTCACCTCCCCCATCGCTCGTTGCCGAGCCGCTGGGCCAGGAGCATGTAAGGACTCCTAGAAATAGTCTACCTGTAAGCAAGCGGAGTGGAGTGTTTGTTGCCTTGGCAGGAGGATGACGCTGGTACCAGTCATACTCTTGTCGCACAGTCAGCAGCTTGTGTCAGAGGGCCGCAGTTAGTCGATCTGGCCAAGCAAGTGCGAGCCGGTCGGTGCTGGTGCGACTGCTGCGACTTCGGCATGCCTACCGTCGCATCCCTTCGGTCTCAGTGACCGTCGACAACCGCCTGCATTGGCACCATCACGTGACTTGTCCACGTGGCTACCTCGGCGGTACATCCGCTTGATCCGAGATGTATAAGGCACGGTTATTATTGGTATTTGCTGGACGCGCTGCGAGGCGATAAACCTCTTCCGTGCTCTTGCATCAACTTGTCTTGCcttgccagccagccagccagccagcccccgACCTAGGGCCGCAGTGCCGGCCTTGCCGGGCGTGCTCACGCGCTGCGGGCCCCCTCTGCGGTGGCCACAGGCGTGAGCACGCGTGATGGGTttttggcgcgcgcgcgttgaAATTGGCCAGCAGTCgctggcgggcggctggGACAATGTGCCCCCCTTGCTAGGCGGTTTTTACCAAATCACGTCATCAACGCTCATCCTCAAACCTACCACGATGGGCTCGTGTCTCACTTGACCCAGCTATGCCCAGCATGCCAGCAGCAAGCACTGCTGATACACcttgcagcagcacggcCACTAACCCGGACTGCATTGCGCCTACTGACCCGAGACAGGACAACAATGTGGCCCGCCGCAACGCACAACAAGGACAAATCTACACTCCATCATATAGTTTAACTTTCCACCCACATCACCCCCCCCtttgctgctggccgccacTCTCACTCCCCATCCTCGACACCCACCACTCCCTCCTCGTTGATGccggcagccgacgacgggaTCGACTGGCACGCGATCCTCACGGCTCTCGACGGAAGCGTAcccggcgccgcagcaggcagcgctgcagcaacagcagcgagCTCTACCAACCCCACAGGGCATGGCGGCCTGAGTCtagcggcagcagcagcagcagcagcggcagcggcagcctcgtcgcccagcaCGGCGCACCCGAGTCCCGTGCAGCCCGGCCTCTGGGACCACAtaggcagcagcagcgcggcgagtggCAGCAGATCCAACGGCCACGCAGCACACCATCacgcccaccacgcccagcaccagcaccaacaccaccgctcgcactcgcagACGCAGGCACACTCCTCGCAGCCACCAACGGCCAAGCCCTCCCCCGCGTCCTCTTCCctcccgcccacgccgcacccCGGACTGGGGCTaagcgacgaggagctctTTGCGCACTTTGCCCACAGCTTCAACCCCGCCATCCCGCCAAGCATGTACAACCACGCTGCAG
Encoded here:
- the wis1 gene encoding Protein kinase wis1 gives rise to the protein MADESLLPQLDKLKLSPSAGPAPPDNDADAAAAPSTGPPQQEQLTEQHPADTLLPSTSVNAAASPSAPLAATAQPPTLSPPPSSAANVSRPSPLPTSPSTASPSVAPALASSTSSANHLAFAQRPGQHAQPGAAAAAGIARPAGFGGPIAGRPPAGAGVPGRPPPRGLQGPMGMRAPMGMGAVGGGGAPAQLQTRLPPSLQAKMDKLAAQRSSAPSPMASNGVGPNPQAASMGALLRQQAMRSMGQPIPGAAGPPAVGPNAGPLGLAARRAGRPLMSLNSPSGPPRALPGAARGGIAGRRGPPGGLSLAQLGGGGQEPAHETSKFSDFNQIMDPSGSLKFSKAVLHAGGVDFGDGQSFKINMDEMEVLGELGKGNYGSVQKVYHRPTGVMMAMKEIRLELDESKLNGIIMELDILHRAVAPEIVEFYGAFTIESCVYYCMEYMDAGSLDKLTGTGQVVKTATSPGEEERDLLVPEPVLRRITAAIVRGLSFLKDELQIMHRDVKPTNVLINTKGEVKLCDFGVSGQLEKSLAKTNIGCQSYMAPERIKGESQNQVSTYTVSSDVWSVGLSIIEIAKGTYPYPPETFANVFAQLTAIVNGPAPTLPKGYSADAHDFVAKCLLKDPNQRPTYAQLLEHPFLKADKDADVDMAGWVASAMERQSHRGVVPLQEVEV